The Antedon mediterranea chromosome 7, ecAntMedi1.1, whole genome shotgun sequence genome has a segment encoding these proteins:
- the LOC140055735 gene encoding uncharacterized protein codes for MYQQVLHQHLGNNARRALGDLTNNNLLLNTNDENNSRIKEARLGLSLLTGSSLDPPSISSVPTVSSSYDNLEEKATPLKKRKRVNSVAILRRTKPRKDVACNENALKLEMKNDLGDLYNSPVPSPILDHLQQFPKVETNDRASSSLGTINPDALYSGDSGYQMYQIEDGKINMLDTVEGVSTIENHYQDGIPSHTFTEKDSIIESERSLTNMTWLGQLGATDTIQPQQPHTLITSAHFPQIIQPMVQHRQRPPYSYSALIQFAISSSSTGRMTLRDIYQWIEDNFPFFRTAKPGWKNSIRHNLSLHKMFIRQPPPGPGKSAFWTLEPGTVVRLPSKRNLNFHNENTVQSSRENPALRNTHVNQSGSAVIGHQTKKPFLLPRPNPAIMQMPVIWNPNTGTYSIMQPIPNNMMLGDSMPYGTNGMVLKPQQNSSVIKIAPKITKFDVNDRLMNSSHGWPPPLPQTGHLAVDSGFETDTSGGINMFEFANASDMKPNYISDVTGGPVIKTETVVSTPVKNSNVTPSKGISATSTPAKLFSELAFLSPIRGVSNTRTNQSGFSPLEKYLTGVSPSFDKTHKSPMLGSLREFGLPGFTPKKEDEMMNVSVHNQSFEEIFGDMNISLDMAAAAADISWSAF; via the exons ATGTATCAACAAGTACTCCATCAACATCTAGGAAATAACGCAAGACGTGCCCTTGGTGaccttactaataataatttgttgcTTAACACTAACGATGAAAACAATTCTCGCATAAAAGAAGCAAGACTTGGTTTGTCACTGTTGACTGGTTCATCTTTAGATCCACCATCAATCTCAAGTGTACCAACTGTTTCTAGCAGCTACGATAATCTTGAAGAAAAGGCAACTCCGTTGAAAAAACGAAAACGAGTCAATAGTGTAGCAATTCTACGGCGCACGAAACCCAGAAAGGACGTAGCATGTAACGAAAATGCTTTAAAACTGGAAATGAAAAATGATCTGGGTGATTTATACAATTCACCTGTTCCATCACCGATACTCGATCATCTTCAACAATTTCCGAAAGTAGAGACTAATGACAGGGCGTCGTCTTCGTTGGGAACTATAAATCCTGATGCGCTTTATTCTGGTGATAGTGGTTATCAGATGTATCAAATCGAAGAtggaaaaataaacatgttggaTACTGTAGAGGGTGTATCAACCATAGAGAACCACTATCAAGATGGTATCCCCTCTCACACCTTCACAGAAAAAG attCAATTATAGAATCAGAAAGGAGTTTAACAAACATGACATGGTTAGGTCAGCTTGGAGCAACAGACACAATTCAACCTCAACAGCCACACACTTTGATAACGTCAGCGCATTTTCCACAG ATTATACAACCAATGGTTCAACATCGTCAGCGTCCTCCATATTCATACAGCGCGCTCATTCAGTTTGCTATCAGTAGCTCATCTACTGGCAGGATGACCCTTCGGGATATTTATCAGTGGATAGAGgataattttccatttttccGTACAGCAAAGCCAGGTTGGAAG AACTCAATTCGTCACAATTTGTCTCTGCACAAAATGTTTATCAGACAACCACCACCAGGGCCTGGTAAATCTGCTTTTTGGACACTTGAACCAGGTACTGTAGTGCGTCTTCCATCAAAGCGAAATTTGAACTTCCATAACGAGAATACCGTACAAAGTTCTCGCGAAAATCCAGCACTGAGAAATACACATGTAAATCAATCTGGTAGTGCTGTTATAG GTCATCAAACAAAAAAGCCGTTTCTTCTGCCACGACCAAACCCAGCAATAATGCAAATGCCTGTTATATGGAACCCCAACACAGGCACATATTCCATTATGCAACCAATTCCCAACAATATGATGTTGGGAGATTCCATGCCATATGGTACAAATGGAATGGTTTTAAAACCACAACAAAATTCATCAGTTATAAAAATTGCTCCGAAAATCACTAAGTTTGATGTTAATGATAGGTTGATGAACTCTAGTCATGGATGGCCACCGCCCCTCCCCCAGACAGGACATTTAGCAGTGGATTCTGGGTTCGAAACGGATACTTCGGGTGGAATAAACATGTTTGAATTTGCCAATGCATCCGATATGAAGCCAAACTATATATCTGATGTCACAGGAGGACCAGTTATTAAGACAGAAACAGTAGTGTCAACACCAGTAAAGAATTCCAATGTAACGCCATCAAAAGGAATAAGTGCCACCTCAACACCTGCAAAACTTTTCTCTGAACTTGCCTTTTTGTCACCTATACGAGGTGTGTCTAACACAAGGACTAATCAAAGCGGCTTTTCCCCTCTTGAAAAGTACCTTACTGGTGTGTCGCCCTCTTTTGATAAGACTCATAAGTCACCTA
- the LOC140055746 gene encoding uncharacterized protein has product MGRRRNKSNKRKPKLTFTDSPESNPIKALCSPVYGADHPVEAARIQVNDIDNPPWVSPQFSSLHFTQKKKCRRRGRKIETRNDETVCHNKKLPIDSNKFGRLQFENEEEVCMSKQFGNNHNIGLELTFKKRCRRKTTKGNLSDISDVELSDQENEVDYVSNTDLDDNYISDYLNIDYDILNGEDYTKLKENHEKKVLAYDTPERDYGMHVHIRRRRDLLPPFARQKLLDAVIK; this is encoded by the exons ATGGGTAGAAGAAGAAATAAAAGCAATAAACGTAAACCAAAGCTTACATTTACAGACAGCCCTGAAAGCAATCCAATTAAGGCATTGTGTAGTCCTGTGTATGGTGCTGACCACCCAGTTGAAGCTGCTAGGATACAAGTTAATGACATTGATAATCCTCCTTGG GTATCTCCCCAGTTTAGCTCACTTCATTTTACTCAGAAAAAGAAATGcagaagaagaggaagaaaaATTGAAACTAGGAATGATGAAACTGTATGCCATaacaaaaaattgccaattgaTTCCAACAAATTTGGCAGGCTTCAATTTGAAAATGAAGAAGAGGTTTGCATGAGCAAACAGTTTGGAAACAATCATAACATTGGACTAGAATTAACATTCAAGAAACGCTGTCGgagaaaaacaacaaaaggCAATTTATCGGATATAAGTGATGTAGAATTAAGTGATCAAGAAAATGAGGTAGATTATGTATCTAATACAGATTTAGATGATAACTATATCTCAGATTATTTGAATATTGATTATGACATTTTAAATGGTGAAGACTATACAAAACTAAAAGAAAATCATGAAAAGAAGGTGCTTGCGTATGATACGCCTGAACGAGATTATGGAATGCATGTACATATCAGAAGACGACGGGATTTATTACCACCCTTTGCTAGACAGAAATTACTAGATGCTGTGATAAAATAG